The Schistocerca nitens isolate TAMUIC-IGC-003100 chromosome 2, iqSchNite1.1, whole genome shotgun sequence nucleotide sequence tccacgcacgactgcaaatttgtacatcaatctgttgattcgacctgttgtgctgccgttcatgaacagcaatccagggagtgttttccaacaggataacacttgaccacataccgctgttgtaacccaatgtgCTCTGCACAGTGTTGGCATATTGCCTTTTCCTGCTTGATCACCGGATCAGTctcaaatcgagcacatatgggacaacatCGTATGACAACTCCAGCGCATCCAAAaagagcattaactgtccctgtattgattgGCCACCCACAAACTGATATgtggcgcctgtacaacacaatgcatgcacgttcgcaTTCAACACGCTACCGACTACACTATTTATTAAcgaaccagtatttcacatttgcagggGCTTATCATGcacttacattaaccagtgatcttgcattattaattacttaaatatgttacttagagaaatgtattcctgaaattttattactcttcaTTCATTATTTTTTGCTGTTACAATTTTTCTTTTGTCGGTGTACATTGCATTCGTAATTCATAATTTTGCTGCTATTCTCTTGCTGATTCAACAGCTTTTTATTGCTAGTTACATGTGCATTATTGGCACTGACAGATTAAGTCTGAGAACTTACCAcagatgctccagcacagtatcaacattttgtttttctttctgctCTGTTCCCCTTTATAAACTCATGACCCACCCTGGCTTTTCTGTGTGTATGCTGGATGACTTGTCTGACATAGCAGTAATTTTGTTTACAAGCTAATGTGTAGAGATATGATTAAAGTTCAGAGAATGACAGTAGATACCTGAATATAAATTAAAGTACCCCAACAGGATTCTAACATCAGCATCTTGGTAGTAGTAGCTTGTGTCAGCTAGTCACTGCCTACCTCCTGCGTATGAATGATTCCAAGGAGTAATTTTATTCACTGCTAGATGGTAATGGCACTGTTTTTACAGCGGTGGTCAACTTCTATTCATAATATTTCAGACAATTCACAAGCAATATTTATAAATCATATATACAAACCTTTCTCATCACCAGTCTATCAAATAATGAAAACTAAATCAAAATCTTAACAGTATTTCCTTTGATTAGTCTGAACACACAAACCACAGTGGGGAACTTTATTTTATGTATGTATAGAAGATATGGTTAATCTTTGGTGCAATATGGCACAAAATTGATTCTGTGAGCTAAAAGAACTCCTGTGCATACTGTACCTTCTGTGGTACACAAGTAGCCAATTCTTGTGTAGTGCAATGTCTGGCATAAAGTGGAGATCCATAATTTGCCACCTGAGTGTGGGGACCAACAAATCAGCATTCAAGATTGTTGCACTATTGCTTGTGTCTGGTTTATGCCCTCCACACACCTCCAAATCAAGAGGATAACTGGAAGCAACGATGCACGTACCAAGTTTTGTATTCATCCCTCATACAAGATATCTTCGCCAGCTGagtcagcaatttaaaaaaaaccatGGATTACTTATACAACCAAGTGGCAGACATTATTTGTCTGGACAAACTATGATTTGCACCTGTGCATTCAATAGTCACCAGCAAAATAATCTAATATGATGAATAAGGTACTTCCCCCACCCCAGCCACCTTTTCCTCCCAGAAAAAAGTACAGGATGTACATCGGCCTTCCTTCCCAACACCATAGTTGCTTCCCTGAGAAACTCCATTACCTACCAAACATCGAAGCTTCCAATTATAATCAAGCTCACTTTCCGTGCttgcccaaactttcaggaagatcAGCCAAGGTCCTAACAGCAAGATGTCATTTGTTTATTGCTTCAAAATCACTCTCCGCTATGGGCAACACCTCAAACCTGTTGCTAAGGTGTGAGGAGGCATTTTGTGCCTAGTACCCAGATTTGTGTTGTCTCCACAGATCAGCATGCTACTGTTCATCATTCACTCTTAGGTGAAGATTAATAGGTCAGGTCACGCGCATTGGAGGGCATCACATCATCAGGATTTTCAGGTGATGTCAGAGATGCTTACAGCAACTGCCCCAGGTGCACCGATGTCACCTAATCTCGGGGTGCAGGCTGAAGCTTGTAGACTGCAGCCGACACTGCCGCTGGCCATACCCTTCTTTATCCACAGGCAACGAGCATCATCCCTGTCACTCGTACACCAACACACTCCTCTGTACTGAACTAAACAACTGGGGACCAACTGAAGATTACAATAAGGCTAGAAGACATTGGACTACCTAAACGTGGCACTGCAAAGTGACATtactaaaaatatgaagtaaaattaatgtcaataagaaaacaaaatgtgCCTTGGTATCTTTTGAGCAATGATAAgattatgtatattcttccacaaatgtacaaaagaagaaaaaaattgcaaaCTTATGGGTaagcactgacacaaaacactgcaGCATTACACAAAAAAAATCTGTTCCTTTGCCTTGATAAAAAGCAGCCTCTGATTAGACATTACTGGTCCACATAATGATATTTTGTGTCCCAATGTTAtgttaaatttaaaaacaaacaatatGGAATGATGCagttatgaaaacataaaaaatgtagccTACATGTTGAGGAATTCAGTCCACTAGCAAGTCTACGCATCTACCTGTCGATCGAACACCAATTACTTATTTCAAGCTATTATTACCATCTCtcagtaataaataaaattaaatactctCATGTTCTACTatatgtttgttactgtttatcaactatttttcaatatagtatGAATTTTTCAAAAACACTGAGAAATTTGAAATGCCTACATTCATTAATGAATTTTTTAGAACTCTATTGAAAATTAGCTAATTGCATCATTCCTGGGGAAGTGAACTGTAGGAGTAtaaggaacacaaaaaaaaaaaatggctctgagcactatgggactcaaaatctcaggtcacaagtcccctagaacttagaactacttaaacctaactaacctaaggacatcacacacacccatgcccgaggcaggattcgaacctgcgaccgtagcaaaggaACACAAAACATAGTACTTTTTATTAACCACTTTATTAGTTGAAAAATTGTTTACTTCAAGTAACAATATTCATTCTTGAAAAACTGTACATTTAATCTTGTGAATCTCTTTATTAGGTTCAAAAATATGAGTAACTTTTAAAttcatgttaaaaataaaattgcaaaatttGCAACCAGTTTAGTATTTAGCCACATACATTCTGCTATTAGAGTAATGCTCTCAGAATTAAAATTACAAGAAAATCTGTAGTCACTGCTGAGTATTTAGTTTTCATGctgtcaataatcaaaaacttgttaacttcttatAAATAAGATAACTGCTCTATTACAAACAAATGTACACGTAATTATTTCATTTACACACTTATTTCCTTACATGTTGTTTGAACTTAAAAAGCCACTGAACAATAAGGATCCGAGAACTTATAATGTCTTAAGTTTCCCTGATCATAGCATTAAGACTTATAATTCATCACATGGATGCAAATATAAGAGCTTTTGACCAACAACCTACTAGATCATACAAATCCTTCTGCCACACCTTAATGTGAATATATTGCCACATGTAATCACAGTTATACAGAAATTATTTCATAGGTACAGCTCAGCTTTCATATGAGAGGGGAAAAAAACACTCTCACACATCTAAATCATCATCAGGATCATCTTCATCCCAGTCATCAGATTCTTCCAGCTTGTAAAATATTTCACCACCACTCTTTTTTGATTCATCGTCATGTTGCCTCCTGCAAAAAGATACAACAGTAGTTAATATCAAGATATAAGTGTTAAGAAGTGCAATATGCAAACTATTCACAGGTCTCCAATATCCAGTTTAAATTTCCATATTGCTGTGAGCAACTTTGTTTACTGTCATATTTTGCAATGAAGTGCTTCATTGGAGAACAAACTGAATGCTGAAGTCTCTTTTGGGagcattgaatacaaaaagcactgaaaaataaaatgCTTAAAAACATACTCAGACAGGTAacattgctgaaaagtaatgcctccaaatttgttacgtgaaaactcttacaaCTGGTGAAATAAAGCACatgttattaactttctacatctttattcttcctaTCTACATATCTGTAGCCCTCTGCCACTACATGGCTCcaaattgtagcttgtaacattgCAGTCTTGAACTCAAATGTCAGTGTGTGAGAATTCGCATCCTGTAATCGAGTTTGAAATTcaaagagttcgttcacacatggagcaccctttccCTCAGCATGACAATGTGACCACACATGAGCACTGCAACAATCCTATGCCacaggttcactgtcatcgaccatcctccatatagtcccgacacGGTCTCATCTAATTTTCATCTGTTTTAAAAACTTAAAATCTCACCTTAAAGgatttcattttgatagtgatgaaatggtgcaagcagaggtgaggttgcggctccatcaacaaagtcaaacattctacagataaggtatcaacaaactggtctctcaatgggagaaatgtgtttgttgccggggtgactatgttgagaaataaagatataaaaattaagattaaagaagaagaatgttaattacattttgtttatttaaaaatctgaaagAATTTTCTCATAAAatgttcagaggcattacttttcagcgcaccCTCATATATGCCTTGACTCATTCCACGTTAATCATGGTTCTCCTTCTTGGTGAGATCTACAGAACAGGATGATTGAATGAAGTCAAATCTGCTCATGTAAGCCTACTATGTGAAGATCACTAATTTCCACAATGCTACAGTGTAGGTGATATACTTGTACCATTGCCTCCTCCTCAGGGTCAATAGTGTGCCTATAATTCATGGATTGCTGCAATGACTTCTTGCGCAGTCTATCTGAGAATGTAACCTGTTTAAAGTGCCAATTTCAACAGCTATAGGCGTCAACAGTGACTCGTGCTTTTGCACTGTAAGACACTGGAAACATTTGGATCTGAACCCATACACTGATGCATACAAAAATGACTGAATTTGTGCCAACATCTCTCCATTTTTCagccaaactttaaaaaaaaaaaaaaaaaaaaaaaaaaaaaaaaaaaaaaaaaaaaaccaacactaATAGGACTCAAATCATGTGCCTGTTTGTAAAGTGTTATCACACTTGACAGTTCTTAGCTGTGGAAGAAGGAACGAACGACTGTTAGGGTTTAACAGCCCAATTACAATGAGGCCAACTGAGTATAAGACTAAATTAAGAAAAGCATTAAGAAGGAAATTAGCCATGTTCTTTCTAAGGGAATTATATCAAAAATTGCCTTAAGAGATTTAAGGGCACCATGCAAAACCTAAACTGGATACACATACAAGAATATGAACTGGTTATCTCCAGAATGCAAAGATAGTTGGTTATTAACATAACTTCTGTAGTTAAAGTTGCATACTACTGTTCAGTGGAAAAGAATGAGCACAGAAATTAATACAATTTCTGTGAAACTAATGGAAACTGCTGTCATCTTCAGTTGTGTTGGAAATGGAGTGATGGTCAGCCAGGAGTGACATGGGAACTGGACTGCCTACAGTTAGAGCTTGATAAATACTGAGACATTTTCACAGAGTAGTATGCTCTGTACAGTTGACAGCCATGACATTGGAGGAATAAGTATATGCATGCACACTTAGTTGTAATGTACAATGCATGCTTATTAACAACACTACTTCAATGAATGGACCCAGAATATGCTGCAGAACTGATGAAACTTGaattttaaacttaaaaaaaatctgtttgaaACAATGTATGTTGTAAATTCACGATTGTTAGAAGATATACAAGGAACAGCAGTAGTAGCTGTGGTCTGTCTGTTACATCATTTTTTAGGCACTAAACCTGTGTCAGTCTGTGGTGCAATAAATAAGTATTTTATTGTATTGGTTCCATCATAAGATttgattaattagtcaatcagCCCCTGAGATACATCAGAAAAACCCAGATTTTCATTACAGGTAGAGATTATGCTTTCAAGACGGCAAAAATCAAGAAGTTAAGTATATGAGTTGTAGCAATGAAAGTTGGTTGCATTTTAAGCTCAAGATCTAGGAGGGCTCTATTGTTGATTACTTGAAATGCTATCAAACAAGAGAAAATTTGTGCTCAATGACAGCAAACTTCTATATGCTATTCATCtaacaaatgaaaattaatttaaataacaaATGAGTCCTGTTGATAGTAAAGGTCAGCTTCAGATTCTATAGATAACAGTTTAAATAATGATTATAAAAGCCTGGTAAACTTCATATAGACAATgcataaataattatgattttctaCTGTGGTTCAATTTACCGAATGTATGGTAGGACAAGCTGGTTTTTAGCTTCTTTCTCTGCTGCACAAAGCTCTAAGTTGAACGTCGATTTTGGTTCATTCTGGACGTCAGAAGTTACTTTTTTCATAAAATCAACTTTTGTGCAACTTACTGAAAATTCATCATTTATATGAAATTGCTCCACCTACAAAAGAATCAAAAATTACATATTGCTAATGGAGAAAATAAAGTAAGAGACATacaagaatctctctctctctctctctctctctctctctctgtgtgtgtgtgtgtgtgtgtgtgtgtgtgtgtgtgtgtgtgtgtgtgtgtgtgtgtcggcgcgCACGCGCGTAAAtgccataaaaataaaataaatccagCTGTAGGGAGATTGTGCAAACACTGGTTTCAAGGAAAATAGAAGTGTTCTGTCATACACTCACTCAGTAAATGTACCAGCCATACTACAAATGGTTTCATTTTCTAAAACTGATGAGACAAAGTGAATTCCTAAAATCAATGTGGCTCAAAGCATGCCTTTCTTTagccatgtgatgaaagtaatcaaCAGCATCAAAAATTCTTCCGACAAAATAACCTTTTGTGATCCAATCAGTATCTACAATGTACTTGCTAATAGGTAGCTGTGGTCTGTGTGTTACCTCATTACTGCCTAATTGATGGATCTTATCAATGAGAACGGATTAGTTGTAAATCCTTCCCTAAATGCTCTGCTATCACCACACACTCCAATCTCATCATTGAGACAAAGCATTCTTAAGCAGGGAAAGAATGATCTGTgaaaccaaacaaaatcaaagcatCTGAAGCTTAGCAGTTGCTGTCCACGACATCATGATACATTTTCATGTCTTCCCTCTTTACTTTCTCTGTTGCCTTCCACAGGCTTATATTCTCCACTTCACTACTTATAGACTGCATTTTAATCTTCTAATGTATCTTTATCAGCAGGCCTGAAtttgttacataatttaaatttatgGTTTCCTGTCTATCACTGCTGTGCTTTTATTTACCTTTAACTTCCATTCACAttatgattttttttgtttatctCTCATTTTTCTCTGATCAAGTGCTAACAGTTCATTACTAAAATTCTTAATCTCAACTGTTAACCGCATTTTTACCTTTCAATCCTTACTGTATGTAAGTCTCACTTTGCCTGAGCCTTGTGATGGTTTACTCTTCATTACATCACCTTTATATCCACTTTGGGCAACTTAAATTTACATATGGTTAAATGGCAATAATTATAACTAATTGATTTTTCTAGTAAAGGTCTgacagaatgtaaatacttttgggttaaaggagaccactcaccaacaAGCAGACACACAGTGATGCATTTCAGCAGGTGGAATAGATTGTGTTGGGTGGGGTGGGTAGAGAGAAACAGAGGCAGGAGGCAAAGAGAGAGGTTGGGGTGAGTGGCTAGTGGCTTGGTGGGAGGCAGCAGTTTGCTGGGTAGGAATGAGGGAGTGAGGGGTTGCAGGAGCACTGCCTAGGAATATGATACACAGTTGTCATTGCACTCTAAAGTTGATGCCAGGACCTGAATTTAGGAAGAGGCGACAGGTCAGAGGTAGGGGAAACTGTTaggggagggtgtggggacagtagatcACTGGAGATAAGAGGCCAGGACATAATGGGCAGTACAAttatgggagtgaaggatgtgtGGCACAAATAACTTTCATCCACATAGTTCAGAGACACTCTTGGTGAAAGCTCTTGgtgaagggaaggatccagatggcccatgtTGTGCagcagaaactgaaactgagcaagttatgctcagctgcatgttgtgccactggacggtcaactttgttcttggcaacagtttgtcaGTTGCCATTCATCCTAGTGGATAGCTATTTGAAAGTCATACTGACATAAAATACTATGCTGTGTTTGCAGCAGAAATGGTATATGATGTGACTACTTTCACAGTTGGCCCTGCCTGGATAGGGTAGGATGAGCCTATGACAGGAGTGGAGTAGGAAGTGCTGAGTGGAtgcattgggcaggtcttgcacctggaccTCTCACAGCGACATGATACCTGTGACAAAGGGTTGGGAGTGGGGATGGCATAGGGGTGGACCAGGATGTTGCGTAGGTTGGGTTGATGACAGTACACCACTTTAGGAGTGGAAAGGATCTTGGTAGGACGTCCCTCATTCAAGGGcatgatgagagataatcaaagcctTGAAGGAGGATatgtttcagttgttccagtccagggtgatactggcctttttttttggggggggggggggggggggcacttctctGTAGCTCATTCtcggggatggtgggaggatttaGGTACGTGAGGATGTGGCATGGGAAATCTATTTGTGGACTAGGTTCAGGGGGTAGTGCCTGCCTATGGAGGCCTACATGAGACTTTCAACACACTGCAATGCAGAAAAGTCATCCTTTGGTGGCAAGGCTGTATGTGAGAAGTGAATGCTTTCTCTTTGAAAATGTATTATATATAGTTTTTGGAAAAACGaggttattatttatttgttcatacaaTATGATTGTCTGGTGTTGGCCATTTATGTATTTTTATGTCACTCCGCCCCACTCCTACCTGACAGTGGGGATGAAATGTCATTGGAGCTGTCACTAACCAGCCAATGACCCCAGAGGCCTTTTGATAATGAAACTAATGTTAGATATTTCATACTATTTTCCATGGCACTACCTCCTTTTCTACATCTAGGGGAtgaatttggttgaaattgctccaggtgTTACAGAGTTATTCTTCCATAACTGcatcaccagaaacaaacacatatataaatacattAGATACAAACATAAATCAATTTAAGTacataaatatataataaataactgCTACATGAAAAAAAATCTCTCAGTCCCATTCACAGGTAAGTATTATATATACATTAATTAAAAGGAAGAAAAATGTACCGATTTTGATATTTTGCCAGCTGTTTTTCGGTGGATTGTAGTGGCTACAGGTTTTCCTTGTACTGCAGATATCTGTATATAAGTAGATGCAAGATGTTTCAACTGGGCTATAGTCAGATCCCGATTCATTAGGACATCTTCGTGAACCAAACAAATCATCTGCT carries:
- the LOC126234538 gene encoding elongator complex protein 5; translation: MLLDIITRKLPSRLVIIQDSVENTGICLWKSFVKQATSGPNTVCVLALDNNIARLKPCEGVGILQFFDFFSCEEDWTDTRENSSSTVSLVDKLSHLAASSQGKEFILCIDSLSSFILKTGLNQCYRDLQNILSSSVLNGVSVKQMICLVHEDVLMNRDLTIAQLKHLASTYIQISAVQGKPVATTIHRKTAGKISKSVEQFHINDEFSVSCTKVDFMKKVTSDVQNEPKSTFNLELCAAEKEAKNQLVLPYIRRQHDDESKKSGGEIFYKLEESDDWDEDDPDDDLDV